CAGATACAGCATGAGACAAAATGTACTGCTGTGGCTCAGGTATCATCTGACAAACAGGAAGCAAAAGCATCTATGTGGGacacagtttcacaaggagtccttcAAGACTCAATATTAGGGCCATTCTTGCTTCtcttttacataaatgatttactctCAATATTAATGCCCAAACAGCCATGTCTGCTGATTATACTGTACAGTACTTATTCAAAAAGAAAATGAGAGATAAATTCTGTGTGTTGTGATACGCACACTAAAAAACCTAGGCGCATGGTTTCAGCACAATGGCCTTAAAATTAACATTTCAAATACTCTTTTTACACAATTTAAAACCAAATAATCAAAAAATCAGtgtcatacataaaaataaaattatgaagaAGCTCATACCATCAAATTCTTGGGACTAAACTCGGACAAAAATCTAAGTTGGCAAGCACACATAGATTATGTAGCTACTAAAATAAACAGCCTTGCTTTTTCAATAGATATACTATCTGGTGCAAAACAGACATAAACACCAGGAAAGTAGCGTACCACAGTTGCTTGAATCCATAAATCAATATTGTTTAATTTTTGGGAGGGACTCAAGCTACATGTCATGAACCCCGCTACTTCAAAAAAGAAGTGTTAGAAAAAATGTGTGCTGTCCCTCCAAGAACATCCTGTCACCCATTATTCAAAAGCtaaaaatattatctatccctACATTGTACATATTTGAAATGTATCATCTTTTTACACTGAAATCGTGAGCTAACTGAAGAAAATCATTTCAAACATATGTACAACACTAGACACAAAAAACATTACATGCTTCCAAAACATTGTTCAAAACTCCACTAGCAGACTCTCCAGTACATGGGAATGAAAGTTTACAATGAACTCTAGGGCAGAGATGTGCTGAGCCTGGAAACAGGTTCACTGGAGAGAAAACTACAAGCCACCTTGTGGCAAATACTATTACTCAACTGAAGAATTTATGAATAATGAGATGATGATTTGAACAGTGTCAGTGTTTAATGTTGTAGTGTTGTGTATAATAGCGTATGTAGAAATTAATGTATTGGTACATCATAAGAAAAACAAGTTAGTAATACTATTGCATTCAACATAAACCTGTGCTGGTAAAAATAAGTGTAAGAAAATTATGTAACTATGGACATCATAAGACAAAaactgacatgtctcctgtacagtcTGATCATATGATCTGTAAAATGTatattatgagatgaataaaatataaataacttatTATGACTTATGACTTAAATGACATTTAGTTCTTGGAAATGAAAAGACAAAGAGTTGACCCAGAATACTGATACATAAAATACaattgtttaaattaaattaactGTGGTGGCTACAGTCTGAGACTGTGAATGGTGCAAAACAGATAATGTGACTGGATCAACAAGATAATCTTTGATGGGTAATGATAAAGTAACAACCAAATTTAAATTACacacataaattaaaaaatatttccaaTGCTGTACTAAAGGAGTTGTACTTATGTTATAGTGAAATTTGAGCATGACAAAGTAATTTGTAAAGATTGGCATTATCAGTGATTGTAAACATAATTTGCTAGAAGAAAAgatagcctttctgaaaaccatatACATCCTTTTTGGAATTTtttgtacaaattatttaatatcaacacCTTTTTAAACAAATTGGTAAATAATTAAGACAGTTTAATGAGACTACCATAAAAACTACAAATAAACTATTGACTAATGCAGACAAAAATATAACACCATGAAAGAAAAAGTTGTGTATGGAAGCATTCCACAGTGAAATTACCTAGTTGATGTGATATTTGCTTCTGCTGGTTTAAATGATAGTGCACAAGAATTTGGCAAATTGCATGGTGGTGGAGGAATGTTCTCCCGTTTTGCACAGTTCCAGGCATCAAAAGTGTTTAATTCTTTTGCTGGTCGTGGATCGGTCATCCAGATCAGACCTTGTGTGATTGTCACAAACCACACATCTGGGCTGAAATTTCAAGCGTATGTTAATTAGGAAATAGAGTATatgcattatatatattttttacctaATATATTATGTTTACACAATATATGGAAAATTGTGCTATCTATTATGTTTGAAGATATTGTGCAAAACAAATGATTGCAAGTACTTCAGTTACTTTAGTAGTTATCCTGTTTTATACAAGTTGGTGTTATACGTTTTCTATCACATTTCTCACTAGTAATATTAAACTTTATTTCCCGTGTCTCCCTGTCCTCTCCAGGTTTCCCTGTGTTTTCTGTCTGTGTTTATCTTTTGGTTCCATTTGCTCTCAGTTACATTCAGTTCTGACACTATTCAACAGCTGTCCATTACCAGTAATTGGAATATGTGGTATGTCTAAAAAGTTTGGTGAATGCTATCAgacatcaaatgaaaaaaaatatgcaaacaaatgttctttattgCCCTTCAAAATAGTTGCCACCTACTACAACACACTTTTGACAATGTTTGCACAGCTTCTGGAAACTATCAGCAAAGGCCTCCTGTGGAATCATCACACGATCTTTGATGGTTTTCATGTGTGCACAATGTTCACCTTTAGTTGCCCCCTTCAAGcagggaaacaggaagaagtctgcCAGATATGCTGTAGCAATCAATTCAAAACAGACTGGTAAAATGCAGCATTAATGGTTTGACCAGCAGGAACAAATTCCTTGTGGATGATGTGTTGTTGTCGAAGATGGTGATCAACAGTGTTTTTCGCCTTGGACTTTTGCAGATGGTGTGTTTTTGGTCGTGGGGAAGACAGTAAGCACCATGACATTGACTGCCATTTTGATTCTGGATCGAactggtagcaccaggtctcatctccCATGACAATGGTGTTCAGAAGCAATGGATCCTGGTCACACATGGAAATGAAATCACCAGCAGTTTCCATCCATTTTGCTTTCTGCAAGTCTATGAGCTGGTGCGGCATAAATCGGCAGCAGATCTTCTGCTTACCCCAATCATCCCGAGTGATGGTGTGCACCATGTCCTTGCTGATGCCCATTTCCTCCACAATCACTCCGAGAGGCCATTGCCAATCTCATGCCAGCATTTGTCACACTTTCTTGATCTTCTCTGGAGTTCTGCTTGTCGATGGCTGACCTGAATGTGGCTCATCCTCAGCTGTTTCCTTCCCTTCATGGAAGAGTTTAAACCATTTGTAAACACATTTTCCGCTCATGGCTTCCCTCCTGTGCATCTGCATCAACATTCTCCATGTCTCCATTGCAGTCGTCcccatttcatagcagaacttgaTGTTTCACATTGCTCCATTGTGCTATGACACTTCCTCTCACACTGACTGCATTCAACTGGTTGCAGTCTGTTTATGCAGCCAGTCACATGAAGTGCATGCCATGTATTGATTTTCCTCAAGTCTCTGAAActcatgcacatgcacacacacatgcgTGAAGTTTCCATTCAGATATGacaccattcaccgaactttttagaCACACCACGTATGAATCTCAGCTGTTGgtcaattattattttgttttcaacACTATGTCATTTGTCTTCTTTGACCCATAGCTTTTATCACCCTCTACTCTTCTTCCCTCACAGCATATGTGCATCTCTTCCTTTCATGTTTACAATCTCTGTGTATTTTACCTTTACTCTAGTTGTTACTGTTTCAGAACTTGCAACTAAATagtattgttttgttttaaacaGTATTAATTTCCTGTAAAAAAATTTGTATGGATATGTGACAGGACTCAGATTTCACTAAATAGTAAGAATAATAAAGAGCATCATATTGGATAATATTCAATCAAGTTGACAAAAATGTATTGCCAGactgttttgtatggagtgtatttaATTCTTATTACATTAAAGTTACTCACATGATGATTCTTATAATGCAGTGTAAGAGACAATAGACACATCATATCAGTAAGTTATGTATATTACTCACAGGGTTTGTGCCCAGTCCAGGAACTTGTGCAGACCTCTCTCAAGTTCTTTTATTTGGAACCAGTTGGTGTGGAATGGCATCATGTAAGGAGCCTTGTTCTGTTCATAATATCGGCTGAAGTCTTCTCTGAGCCATTCAAAAACTTCATCAGGATCATGATTGTGTAGTACACACTGGTCAAGGTAAGGACAATGACCTCCTTCATATGTTTCTACATAATGAGCATTCAATGGCACTTCCCAGACTCCTAAAAGAAATTATTGCACATATATCAGGAACGTTATGTGTCTCGTAAGAAAATGCTATTGAACAttttaggtctgtccacattcgtcccttttaatgtgtgtcagggcgctgatgaccttgatgttgagcacccataagccccaacacacacacacacacacacacacacacacacacacaactaaaagACAGATTAAATCTGTATACTGGAATGTTACTCGAGTGTGTACATTTGCTTCTTTTGGAGCAACGTTCTTAATAAGTGAACTACTGAGCTACCAAGGTACAATTCAAACCCTGCCTTCAAAGCTTCAGTGGTGTCAGTACCtcgcccctcacacacacacacacacacacacactctctctctctctctctctctctctctctctctctgtgtgtgtctgtctctctgtgCAGCAGCTTCGTTGTGCCAAATACACAATGCTGGGGTTGCGGTTTGACATTTGACAGATGGTCTGCAGTGAGGTGTTGTTTTATCTGGAGTGTGTAGAGGGAGAAAGAGGCAAGAAGCAGAAGGATGGTTGAGAGGGTTGAGAAGACGCGGGCAACTGATGTGTGGAGAAGGAATGTGGGAGGAGGTGGCAGCAAGTGTATGGGATAGGCATGTGACATACAGGCACCGGAGATGGTGGCTTCATGTGGTGCACAATGTCAGCAACATAAAGGAGAGGGGTGGGGAATGGGTGACACAACAGAGGAGGGAGAGACTGTTTGGTAGAAGGAGTGTGGAGTGCCTCCTCCAATGACCACAAGGGTAACCTTTATTCTTTCCAGCACTTGTATTCCACCCAAGACTTTCCAATACCATTTCAACTGCAATATGTGTTCTTTTCCcccaaatttgtcattaaaaaatgTAAAGTCCTCTTTCACTGGCAGATGACATTTGGTAGTTGAAGTCAATATTTCACACTTTGTGGTAGGTTATACCACACATTAGAATTGCTGTCATTGTTGTTTTGATTTTAAATCTAGTTGCATTTTCTGCCATTATCACCTTGTTATTTGGCTTTTgtgataaaaacatttttttaagaaagtaacTATAGCATTCACTTTACTTTTGTTGACAAAACTGTAAGAACAGTGAATTGTAGCAGTCAGTGAGGGATCCAGACTGAAGCAACGACATTTCAGAGGTATGTGGACCTAAGATTGCCTCGTTAATGAATTAGAGACTATAGACAACTGTGTGTCAGGAAGAAAATTCATTAGTGAATGTTTATACGTTGTGTTACATGAAtacactgaagaaagacattacTTATCAGAAAGAAGACGCTAGAGACATCTGGGAATACTGAAAacatacaaagaaaggcagcacaaataGCCACAGGTTTGGTGGCCCATGGGACAGTGTCACAAAGATGGTGAGAAAAATGTGAACTGGCATTCTGTTTAAGATAGATGCCAACTATCCTGCAAATGTTTACCtacaaagcttcaagaaccagtattaagtaaggaatctaggaatatactacaacctcttaTGTGTCTCTCCTGTAGGGACCAAGAAGACAAGATTgaactaattacagcacacacagaggcattttaaCCGATCATTCTTACCACACTCCATATGCgatgaaagagaagaagaggaggaggaggagattactattTAACATTCCATTGACAATGGCGTCATCAGTGATGGAGCACAAACTCAGATTAGGGAAGTACAGAGAAAGAAAGCAGCCATaccttttcaatggaaccattctggcatttgccttaagcagtttagagaaatcacagaaaacctaaagcaggatggctgggcttaggtttgaaccatcgtcctcctgagaATGGGAGGCAACCCTAATACGTGGTAGAATGAGAAGTCAGTAGGAAGTACCCTCTGCATGCatatcacagtggtttgcagagtatatatgcagATAAAGTGTAATTTTCGAACATGATGTGGTTTGGAGTTATTAGTGAGCATAGGATTCATGAGGATGGAGActgccaacaaatgaatgtcacgATGACAGTGACAGTGGTGATCATGAATAAAATGAAAGTACTAGTGCCACAAGTATTTTTTGAGCAAAACAATGTGATGAAAGTAAGAATGcatcagatggtggtggtggttagtgtttaatgtcccgtcgacaacgaggtcattagagacgtagcgcgggcttgggttagggaaggattgggaaggaaatcggccatgccctttcaaaggaaccatcccggcatttgcctgaaacgatttagggaaatcacggaaaacctaaatcaggatggccggagacgggattgaaccgtcgtcctctcgaatgcaagtccagtgtgctaactactgcgccacctcgctcggttaagaaTGCATCAGACTGCTTTTTTCCAACATCGCTGTCCTTCTTTATCAGCAGTGTATTGTTTCCATTTAAATGTTTTTGTTTAAGCCTTGCATGTCTGTTCCTCAGAATCATCTTTTCTTCTCTAttttcagtttgttgcaggataccTTGATGTGATACTGTGTGCTGGAAAACTATGGTGGGGACTTCGCATAGGTGAGGCACAAAATGGGGCATGTAAATCTCTGCATATATTAATGTGGATTCTGAAAGGCAGAAGCAAGGGTACAAAGGAGAAAGCCTACATGTCCCTTGTAAGACTCTGTTTGAGTACAGTACTAGGATATGCTAGCACCAGTGAAGACTGCTGAAACAGATGGAAGGAATGAAATGGAGGACAGTCAGCTATATTGATGGGACACTACAGAAGAAGAACTAATGTCATGGAAACAATTAAGAAATTGATATGGTAAGTCTTGCAAGCAAAGGATATAAGCTGCACTGGGAGGACTATGTGGGTGAGACTACATGGGAATACATAGGACAAAGACTGGTCACTGACGGAACAGGTGAGAGAAGGAAAGGCCATCAGTAAAAATTAAGTGAAAAATTATGTAACAACAATGCAGCAGGTAAACATTCTTATGTTAGTAGAAGAGTAAAGAAGTGAAAAAAACTACCAGAAGATCTGCTCAGTGCTCACCCAGACAGTTTTACCAAATTTATATATTGGTccaacagtgacaaaaaaaaaaaaatgaacaatatGAAAATGGTATAATTAGTTTTACAGTAACTTATAGTATACTAGGGGTATAATGTAATTACATGATATAAAAATATACTCACTACTACATTCACgttcaaataaaaattttattttcctgtcTGTATTTAACACTTCTAAATCAACCTAGATCTTTTAGAATCAGTTGAATAATTGTTTCACTAGCCTGGTTCTGATAATCTTGATGTACGACAGAAAGAGGCAATCCTCACATTTCATTTTGTATCTATTACTGACTCACTTTCATGATACACCACAAAATTATGCAGCAATCTACATTATccatttattttgtgttttatgttgATTGTTTTGATGATTCTTGTGGCTGGCTTCTTAGTTTATTGTTTTTTGATTTGCAGCTGAACCTGAATAATGTTGGTTCACATTTAACTATAAAGTGGTAGTGTTTGAAAtgaactgaattttatttgatcccgtGGAATTACATTatgtacagtaaatgtacatgtaatataggacacatcagaaatagaaaacattCATTATCACCTATTTCCTAACAATTTTGTGTACAACATAACATCATTGATACAATACATAGAAATGTAATGTGATAACTACTCTTCAACACTACAAAATGCCTTTTCCACCAAATAGTCTTTGAATTTCTCCCAAAATTTGGTGTCATGTACATTGTTATGGAGGTTTTTAGGCAGAATTCTTTATAATGTGATGCCTGAATACTGAGGGCCGTTTTCAAGCATTGTCAGTTAGTGGGATATGCTTTGTAAATCATTTTTCCTCCATGTGTTTTGgtatgtacactagcatttgtaatccactgTGCACTATGTTTTATGCTGTACATTGTTGTTTTATATATGTACCAAGATGTAAAAGTTAAGACACCTAGATTTTTTAAGTAGTTTCTGTATGTTTCAAAAGTAATTTTTCTAAAATGTGAACAATGTTTTCGTTTCTTGAATGTTTGAGTTTTCCCACACTGTTACTCCACACTGCAGGTATGAGAGTATATGATGTACTCAGAAGCTTTGTTTGCATACTGCAATATCTGCTTCATTATGAATATGATGGGGCTTAGTGTATTACAGGTAGAATGGGTATGATGTTTCCATTTTGTTTCATTAGACGCAGTAATACCTAAGAACCTAGTGCATTCTGCTTCTTACAGCCTTGTTTCATCCACCTCTAAactcatgtatacagccttctcttTGTTTCTGAATACAGCATACATCATCTTTTTTAGATATATAACCAATTTATTTTCCAAGAGCCATTGAACTGTGATATATGCAGGAATGTATGCCCTTCTCTCAAGCTGTTCTGCATTTTGGTCACTTATCAATATTGTCATGTTGTCCTGCATACaatactttcttttctttctcttaatGAACAGCCTAAATAGCAACAGTCTCATGAGcaatccctgtggcactccatattcCATGGCTTTGGTTTCTGACTGGTATGTGTTCTGTTTTGATACATACTGTTTCCTGTTGCATAAGTATGATTATATCCTCCCTCCTGCTTGCCTTCAAATGCTATAGTTTTCCTACATTCgtatcagtgtttcatggtcattagTGTtgaatgttttggagagattcaGAAACATTGAAGAGACAGCTTTCTATTTGTCTGAGGGCTGTACAATGTAAGCTGCCAGACTGACAGTCATTGAGTCtctagatttaccctttctgaaactgtGCTGTGATGATACAAGAGTGTTATGTTTGTCCAGATAATCAATTTATGtattatacataagcatttctaggatttttgagagaCAGGATACCAGTGAAACTTGTATGGAGTCGCTGGGGGTCACCCTTAGCTCTTTTCTTGTACTCTGGTACCACCCTGCTTATCTTTAGTTttcctggaaaaattccatctctgaATTTGGTGTTCCATGTGTTTGGTTCAGTTTAGTTGTTCTGCTCTCTATTGAAGCTTTCTCATTTAAGTTCCAGGTTATggattcaccaagatatttgaacttATTTAGAATCTTAATTTCTTTACTGTTCTTCAGTTGAACAACCCATGTTTCATGCTTGAAGGTTGGAATCATTTCTGTTTTTCTAACAACACTTCAGATTAGAATGAAGACACGAGAGATAAGGAGTAATTTTCCAACAGCAGCCAGATAAAAGCACATTTTAGGTGCACCACTACAAAAATATCATGATAcatcaataaacagccttttatttCACCCCAAAATCATCAGTGAAATAATACACAGACACTCACTGGTTTTACAACTGTCTTTACAAAATTTCATGACAGGAACCTGTTTCATTCCTTAATGGAAACAATAGGAACTGCAACTGTTGAATATGTATTGTAGTAAATCATATTCTGGTGGTTCAGGTGTTACATGCATACTTTCTATAAAGGAGTGCTTTGTATTTCTCTTTAAGTTTTAAGAACACTGATAATGGTCTGTTGACTTGTCTCCTCTTCTGTTTTAATGTGATAGACATACTTGTACATACTTTAAAAAAGACTTACCTGGAAACGAACGCGATGGACAAGTTCCAGAACGGCATTCATGTGGTATCTTATAATCAAGTGTATATGGCCATATAggcatcttgagaggtggtattcCAACAGAGCTATCATAAATATAGCCAAAGTCTTGAAGTACCTGTAATTAATCACCCTTCAAATTCTGCAGGCATGAAAGTACTAATTATAGGTTCTAGTTGTGAGTTTTGACATATCTGATTACAAGCATGAGTTCACTTTTTAATGACCCTTCTAATATGAAGTTTTCTTTATCTGGggctgtattataacaaatattgaaaCCTGCCCTCACCTCATACTGTGTGTTCCTGCCTGGCTTCAAATATGGAGCTCTCATTCCCACTATGTCATTCTTCGAAATGTTTGCAAAATGGTGGAGTATTTTTTTCATTCCTATCATTTCACCAACCCATTCCTCATATCCTTTATCCTGGAGACCTTGCTGAAGTCTAGAAATAACAAACATATTGCAGTattactataaaaatattttagagcTTCAATGAGTACTGTAAAATGATAGAATCTTTGCCTACATAGGTTTATACTCACGATATGGTTTCAGTTGCAATTTCATGACCTTCATGTGCAAGCTTCTGTATCATGTTGTAATTGCTGTACTCATGAGCAACAAAAAATGTGCCACGAATTGGGCAGCCATTTGGATTTTTCCGCTCTGGATCGAATACTTTCATGTAATGGTCAAAATTATTTAGATTTATTGCTCCATCAAATGTCAGGAAAATTATTTGGGGAATCTGCAAGGTAAAAGCAAACTTTTATGAACTAAATTAATTTCATAACTAGTTGTAAATGATTTTGATTCAATCAAAGGATGAAGATGACAAGTTAAAAAGAACTAGCCTATCTGACAAAAATATCAtagtattattttttttcttctttcactaACAGTACGGGTGCACCTGGATGGATAAATATTTTACACTCTCCAAACAAACAGCATATTCACAGCATATCTCAAGATGAGACATAAAATATGATTTCACAATTATTTGCTCTACATTATAAGAATAGTGTTGTTATGGTTACATTAAATATTACTATTACTATATACTGTATGTAGAATCTTTTGTACCAgacagaaaaagaataagaaaatatgGGCCTTGTTCCACAGAGAACAAAACAGCAGTGAAGGCACTGCCAGGGCAGGTGTATAACCAGCAAATGTAAATATAGCGCTGATTATGGAAGTTGCCAATGACAGTGTGAAGGACACCTCCAACTTAGTGTTAGTTACCACTTTTTCAAAACATAGCCAAAAGGGTGCCACTGATCTTCATGTGATCTCCAGGCCCTGACAACAGCACCACGTGATCAGTGCTGTTCTGTCCATCCGAGGCTATTATAATGTCAACCATAATCAGCAACAGGCACTTTGTGTTTAATTCTCTCCATGCTCCATCTGCTTCATGTTTCGTACACTATCATTGAAATCATTGTGACCTGGACTCTGTTTATGGAAATAACCTTCAGACTAAAACTGACAAGTGAAAAAGGATTTCAAGAGGGACCCAGCTTTGGCTAAGCtgttagagcaacaaaaacttcaaATGACCCTGTTACAACAGcaactagctcctcagatggcAGCTCAAGAAGAGTGGTACCACCACCAGATGGACATATGTCAGCAGCTATCTTACACTGGAATACAGTAGCTAATGGTCACATCCCTATCACCATCATTTTGTCCATTTACACTCTATATGGAATAATAGAGGCAACAATTCAcagaacttaaagtagtagacagtGAGTGCCAgcaaggttttttcttaaaatatgCTAAGCCAGAACTGTTCCATCTACTGCAAAAGTTGTCCCCATTAATGTATCTGGTTATCCTATCTAAGAGCTGTGTAACTTACTGGCAACTTATTAGTCAACAAAGCCAAGGTGTATGAAAAGAATATCAAGGATTTGTTCTCTTCTTCTGGAtggttttctttcttctccttgcttgTCTGGAAAACACTTCTTATTTGTGTCTCCAAGTAGATTTTCTTGTGATAGGTTTCACACAGATCCTATAATGTGTTTGGCAGACTTTCCTTGTCACTTATGGCTCACACTCTGTGTACTGGGTAGTGAGAAGAGATCAGCATTTTGTTGGATGGTGGTAGTTGTTGGCATTTATGTCAAATGTCTATGCCTGTCTTCTACCTTTAGAATCATTCAGCATTCCATCATGGTTCTTCTTTATCAGAATGTCTAGGAATGGTAGGCATCTATTTCCTTTCACACCCACAGTGAACATGGTATTAAGGAAACAGAGGAATTCTGGTAGATTTCCTCCTCCTTAGGGCCTAACCATGAATGTGTCTTCCACATATATGTAGAATGCCTTTGGTTTCAGATGTGCTGTTTCCTTGAAGTGTTTCGCATATAGATTAGCAATGTCTGATGCTAGAGGGGATCCCATGGTGATCCCAGCAATCTGCTAATAGAACTTTCCTCCATACTGGAAGTAGGTGGTGATGAGTACATGTCGAAACAGTTTCACAGTGGAGCTGTCAAAGTTACTCTCTAGTACTACAAAGGAATCTTCTAGTGGTACCTCTGCGAAGACAGGCACGGTGTTGAAGCTATGAGTGGATCCTTGTCCAGACATACAAcactgagccaaaacattatgaccacttgtttaatagcttgtttgtctgcctTTGGAACAAAATACCTCACTGATTCTGTCTATCAGGGATCtgactgtttgttggtagatttgtggagattgtggcattagatgtctatgcacaggtcttgTAATTTATgtgaataacgggccactgatcaGTGCACACAGTGAcagtgcccgatagcgacccaggtgggtcccataggatttacatcaggtgaatttggtcaccaggacatcaatgtgaattcactgtaatgctcctcaaaccactgtagcacagttctggctctgagacatggacaattatactgctgaaagatgacagtgCCAtcgggaagatatcaagcatgaagggatgcaggtggcttCAGCTGTCAGtgcatcttcgattactaccacagctcccaTACCAGCACAGAagaatgtctcctatagcataataATGTTCCCATCATCCTGTGTCCTTGTCGTGTTGCATGTTTTGAGCCACCATTCACCTTGATGACAGCAATTGTGGAGCTGACCATTGAAttgatgtagcaaaaatgtgattcactcaaagaggtgacacatttccattgatcaatgGCTGAATCCCAATGGTCCCATGCACACAGCAATTATAAATGACAATAtcattgggtcagcatgtgaacatgtGGGTGTGGTGTGctttggagctccatgttcaacaatgtatgataaatggtgtgctctgaaacatttgtgtgtgcaccagcattgtgttctagCAGCAGAGATGAcacaggtcaccatctatcctactttactgaGCAGACAAGCCTTTGAGCCCCACATTCTGAGAAGAGGCATTGACATCCAACCTTTTAGTGCATAGTGTTAGTTTCACTGCccatctacctctttctgtagatgctcacaacagcagcacgtgaacatttgaccagcttcactattttttagatactgattcagaggctctgcataataat
This portion of the Schistocerca nitens isolate TAMUIC-IGC-003100 chromosome 7, iqSchNite1.1, whole genome shotgun sequence genome encodes:
- the LOC126194967 gene encoding chitin deacetylase 1, producing the protein MVAPPRPLYRLLAAALLVSTVGSQKEQKKPEEKEFICPEGQGNGNFADPATCRRFYQCVDNYPYLNRCPSGLYFDDISKLCTFKNEARCGPIATTPAPSTEPPVDLAKKCDTSACTLPYCFCSKDGTLVPGGLDPEEIPQIIFLTFDGAINLNNFDHYMKVFDPERKNPNGCPIRGTFFVAHEYSNYNMIQKLAHEGHEIATETISLQQGLQDKGYEEWVGEMIGMKKILHHFANISKNDIVGMRAPYLKPGRNTQYEVLQDFGYIYDSSVGIPPLKMPIWPYTLDYKIPHECRSGTCPSRSFPGVWEVPLNAHYVETYEGGHCPYLDQCVLHNHDPDEVFEWLREDFSRYYEQNKAPYMMPFHTNWFQIKELERGLHKFLDWAQTLPDVWFVTITQGLIWMTDPRPAKELNTFDAWNCAKRENIPPPPCNLPNSCALSFKPAEANITSTRYLVTCRECPQRYPWLGDAIGTGIDGTDVYNPEN